Proteins from one Arcobacter sp. F2176 genomic window:
- a CDS encoding class 1 fructose-bisphosphatase, producing the protein MNEIFDAIKESAIKIKYLIETGDTGKSEQENSTGDTQLKLDIQSDVIIEKIFSKVKSIKAIVSEEQENIVNLHDDGKYLIAYDPLDGSSLVDVNLSVGSIFGIYSNEFNAANIVASVYVVFGPRVEMVITTDDVKMYRLLNGEFKFIQDIKLNDKGKLNAPGSTQNCWAPFHKQLIDDIFNDGYRLRYSGGMVPDLHQILLKGGGLFSYPGTTDRPKGKLRQLFEVFPFALTYEKAGGGAVDGFKRVLEVPTTHIHDTTPCFFGSKEEINRVLKVYSENGK; encoded by the coding sequence ATGAATGAAATTTTTGATGCTATAAAAGAATCAGCTATAAAGATAAAATATCTTATAGAGACAGGTGATACAGGAAAAAGTGAACAAGAAAATTCAACTGGAGATACTCAATTAAAACTTGATATCCAAAGTGATGTAATTATTGAAAAGATATTTTCAAAAGTTAAATCAATAAAAGCGATAGTTAGCGAAGAACAAGAAAATATTGTAAATCTACATGATGATGGTAAGTATTTAATTGCTTATGATCCTTTAGATGGATCTTCTTTAGTTGATGTTAACTTATCAGTTGGTTCTATTTTTGGTATTTATTCAAATGAGTTTAATGCTGCTAATATAGTAGCTTCTGTTTATGTAGTGTTTGGACCTAGAGTTGAAATGGTAATTACAACAGATGATGTAAAAATGTATAGATTACTTAATGGAGAATTTAAATTTATTCAAGATATTAAATTAAATGATAAAGGGAAATTAAATGCTCCTGGTTCTACACAAAATTGTTGGGCTCCTTTTCATAAACAACTAATAGATGATATTTTTAATGATGGTTATAGATTAAGATATAGCGGTGGAATGGTTCCCGATCTTCATCAAATACTTCTAAAAGGTGGAGGGTTATTTTCATATCCTGGAACTACAGATAGACCAAAAGGAAAACTAAGACAACTTTTTGAAGTTTTTCCTTTTGCACTTACTTATGAAAAAGCAGGTGGTGGAGCAGTTGATGGGTTTAAAAGAGTTTTAGAAGTTCCTACTACTCATATTCATGATACAACTCCTTGTTTCTTTGGTTCAAAAGAAGAGATAAATAGAGTTTTAAAAGTTTATAGTGAAAATGGAAAATAA
- a CDS encoding S24 family peptidase, translating into MLLVNEIIERLKDVLSTDGIKGKIFDKDVADALNLSQANFATMKNRSRIPFSNILDFCAIKKISINWLLYNQNPGSLVDSTDKYWIKYFPEISVSAGGGAYDSDENYENIEVPPYFVDTLGGEQNLKNIEAINVIGDSMEPTLNSNNIIFVDKSIKSGFRDGIYAFTTTHGLFVKRIQKRVDGKLDIISDNKDYPAQVMKIDELEVLGKVVGSFGMVF; encoded by the coding sequence ATGTTATTAGTTAATGAAATAATTGAAAGACTAAAAGATGTTTTAAGTACAGATGGTATCAAAGGAAAAATATTTGATAAAGATGTTGCAGATGCATTAAATTTATCACAAGCAAATTTTGCAACTATGAAAAACAGAAGTAGAATACCTTTTTCAAATATACTAGACTTTTGTGCAATAAAAAAGATTTCGATAAATTGGCTTTTATATAATCAAAATCCTGGATCACTTGTGGACTCAACAGATAAATATTGGATAAAATATTTTCCGGAAATTTCAGTTAGTGCAGGGGGAGGGGCATATGATAGTGATGAAAATTATGAAAATATTGAAGTTCCACCATATTTTGTAGATACTTTAGGTGGAGAGCAAAACTTAAAAAATATCGAAGCTATAAATGTAATTGGTGACTCAATGGAGCCTACATTAAATTCAAATAATATTATCTTTGTAGATAAATCAATAAAAAGTGGATTTAGAGATGGAATCTATGCTTTTACTACAACACATGGGCTTTTTGTAAAAAGAATACAAAAAAGAGTTGATGGAAAACTTGATATTATTTCAGATAATAAAGACTATCCTGCTCAAGTTATGAAAATCGATGAATTAGAGGTTTTAGGTAAAGTTGTTGGCTCTTTTGGAATGGTATTCTAA
- the metG gene encoding methionine--tRNA ligase translates to MNCHKNVYITTPIYYVNDVAHIGHAYTTIIADMLARYSRLTGNKTFLLTGTDEHGQKIEESAKLRGKTSKEYADEVSGKFRALWDDFDISYDKFIRTTDEEHKTGVQFAFEKMFNKGDIYKGEYEGYYCVSCETFFTEKQLIEDEFCPDCGKPTNIVKEESYFFKLSAYEDKLLKWYEENPDCILPRSKKNEIINFVKSGLRDLSISRTSFDWGVKLPESLNEPKHVMYVWLDALLNYITALGYGTDDKNMEYWPANIHLVGKDILRFHAIYWPAFLMSLDLPLPKHIAAHGWWTRDGDKMSKSKGNVVNPKEVADAYGLDAFRYFMLREVPFGQDGDFSQKALMDRINSDLGNDLGNLLNRIIGMSGKYFEHKVTSKDVVKFHNKELDEVNEILAGLKDYIYNMQLNRYLEEIWKVLTIANKAIGDYEPWSKMKEGKVDEAMALVALITNIMAKVALLLDSVMPEKISKIAQCIGVEINTENYTKIIENKELLEDVTITKIEQLFPRIEELLLEQAKPADVATQPTKKEEVKEVIEEDNLITIDKFFETTLKIGTIVEAEEVPKSKKLLKLQVDLGEGRNRQILAGIKESYSAQELVGTQACVVANLKPAKLMGMISEGMLLAARDENGLNLVRPEKPKVSGTKIS, encoded by the coding sequence ATGAATTGTCATAAAAATGTTTATATTACTACTCCAATTTATTATGTGAATGATGTTGCACATATAGGACATGCCTATACTACAATCATCGCTGATATGTTGGCTAGATACTCAAGATTAACTGGTAATAAAACTTTCTTACTTACTGGTACTGATGAACATGGACAAAAAATCGAAGAGAGTGCAAAATTAAGAGGTAAAACTTCTAAAGAGTATGCAGATGAAGTTTCTGGTAAATTTAGAGCTTTATGGGATGATTTTGATATTTCTTATGATAAGTTTATAAGAACAACTGATGAAGAACATAAAACTGGTGTTCAATTTGCCTTTGAAAAAATGTTTAACAAAGGTGATATTTACAAGGGTGAGTACGAAGGTTATTATTGTGTGTCATGTGAGACCTTTTTTACTGAAAAACAATTAATAGAAGATGAGTTCTGCCCTGATTGTGGAAAACCTACAAATATAGTAAAAGAAGAGAGTTATTTTTTTAAATTATCTGCTTATGAAGATAAACTTCTAAAATGGTATGAAGAAAATCCAGACTGTATCTTACCTCGTTCTAAAAAGAATGAAATTATAAATTTTGTAAAAAGTGGACTAAGAGACTTATCTATATCTAGAACATCATTTGATTGGGGTGTTAAATTACCAGAATCATTAAATGAACCAAAACATGTTATGTATGTGTGGTTAGATGCCTTATTGAATTATATTACAGCACTTGGATATGGGACAGATGATAAAAATATGGAATATTGGCCAGCAAATATTCATTTAGTTGGAAAAGATATTTTAAGATTTCATGCTATTTATTGGCCAGCATTTTTGATGTCATTAGATTTACCATTGCCAAAACACATTGCAGCTCATGGTTGGTGGACAAGAGATGGTGATAAAATGTCAAAATCAAAAGGGAATGTGGTAAATCCTAAAGAAGTAGCAGATGCTTATGGTCTTGATGCTTTTAGATACTTTATGCTTAGAGAAGTACCTTTTGGTCAAGATGGTGATTTCTCTCAAAAAGCTTTGATGGATAGAATTAACTCTGATTTAGGAAATGACTTAGGAAATTTACTTAATAGAATCATTGGTATGAGTGGAAAATATTTTGAACATAAAGTTACTTCAAAAGATGTAGTTAAATTTCATAATAAAGAATTAGATGAAGTAAATGAGATTTTAGCTGGACTTAAAGATTATATTTACAATATGCAATTAAATAGATATCTTGAAGAAATTTGGAAGGTTTTAACTATTGCAAACAAAGCAATTGGTGATTATGAACCTTGGAGTAAAATGAAAGAAGGAAAAGTTGATGAAGCTATGGCTTTAGTTGCTTTGATTACTAATATTATGGCTAAAGTTGCCCTACTTTTAGACTCAGTTATGCCTGAAAAGATTTCTAAGATAGCTCAATGTATAGGAGTAGAAATAAATACTGAAAACTATACAAAAATTATAGAAAATAAAGAATTACTTGAAGATGTTACTATTACAAAAATAGAACAGCTTTTTCCAAGAATTGAAGAGTTATTATTAGAGCAAGCAAAACCTGCTGATGTAGCTACACAACCTACTAAAAAAGAGGAAGTAAAAGAAGTTATAGAAGAGGATAATTTAATTACAATTGATAAGTTTTTTGAAACTACTTTAAAAATTGGTACAATAGTAGAAGCTGAAGAAGTTCCCAAATCTAAAAAACTTTTAAAACTTCAAGTTGATTTAGGAGAAGGAAGAAATAGACAAATTTTAGCTGGAATAAAAGAGTCTTACAGTGCTCAAGAGCTTGTGGGAACACAAGCTTGTGTTGTAGCAAACTTAAAACCTGCAAAACTAATGGGAATGATAAGTGAAGGTATGCTTTTAGCTGCTCGTGATGAAAATGGTTTAAATTTAGTTCGTCCTGAAAAACCAAAAGTTTCTGGAACGAAAATCTCTTAA
- the pckA gene encoding phosphoenolpyruvate carboxykinase (ATP), protein MSDIRSQLGLENVQTVYRNSDVDLLINHAVKNEGAQISSTGALMIDTGIFTGRSPKDKFFVNQDPSNKYIAWGDINSAVTKDVYDDLLLTAKKQLSNKDLFVTDVFCGASIDSRRSARFITEIAWQANFIQNMFIMPDESDLDGFAPQFTVYNACKTIDKSYMSHGLHSEVFVVFNVEENIAIIGGTWYAGEMKKGLFSMMNYWLPLEGKLPMHCSANIGEDGDTALFFGLSGTGKTTLSTDPKRALIGDDEHGWDDNGVFNFEGGCYAKVINLSAEHEPEIYGAIKKGAILENVVADEKGVVDFTDGSKTENTRVSYPLSHIENHTPDMKGGHPKNIIFLCADAFGVLPPVAKLTKQQAMYYFLSGYTAKVAGTERGITEPVATFSSCFGEAFLPLNPTIYAALLGKKIDEHKVNVYLVNTGWTGGPYGIGTRMSIKNTRACINAILDGSITQSDFETLPVFNLAVPKTLDGVETRVLNPRHTWEDTEAYDEMSKKLAGMYVKNFKKYLTLESDYDFTAAGPQL, encoded by the coding sequence ATGTCTGATATTAGAAGCCAATTAGGTTTAGAAAACGTTCAAACTGTATATAGAAACAGTGATGTAGATTTATTAATTAATCATGCAGTAAAAAATGAAGGTGCGCAAATATCTTCAACTGGCGCTTTAATGATTGATACTGGTATTTTTACTGGTAGAAGTCCAAAAGATAAATTTTTTGTAAATCAAGATCCTTCAAACAAATATATAGCTTGGGGTGATATAAATAGTGCTGTAACAAAAGATGTTTACGATGATTTATTATTAACTGCAAAAAAGCAGTTAAGCAATAAAGATTTATTTGTTACTGATGTATTTTGTGGTGCTTCTATTGATTCAAGAAGATCAGCTAGATTTATTACAGAAATAGCTTGGCAAGCAAATTTTATACAAAATATGTTTATAATGCCTGACGAATCAGACTTAGATGGGTTCGCTCCTCAATTTACAGTATATAATGCGTGTAAAACAATAGATAAATCATATATGAGCCATGGTCTTCACTCTGAAGTTTTTGTGGTATTTAATGTGGAAGAAAATATTGCAATCATTGGTGGTACTTGGTATGCTGGTGAGATGAAAAAAGGTCTTTTTTCTATGATGAACTATTGGCTTCCTTTAGAGGGAAAATTACCAATGCATTGTTCTGCAAATATTGGCGAAGATGGTGATACAGCTTTATTCTTTGGACTTTCTGGTACTGGGAAAACAACATTATCAACTGACCCTAAAAGAGCTTTAATCGGTGATGATGAGCATGGTTGGGATGATAATGGAGTTTTCAATTTTGAAGGTGGTTGTTATGCTAAAGTTATTAACCTATCTGCAGAACATGAGCCAGAGATTTATGGAGCTATTAAAAAAGGTGCAATATTAGAAAATGTTGTTGCTGATGAAAAAGGTGTTGTAGATTTTACTGATGGAAGTAAAACTGAAAATACAAGAGTTTCTTATCCTTTAAGTCATATCGAAAATCATACACCTGATATGAAGGGTGGACATCCCAAAAATATTATTTTCTTATGCGCTGATGCATTCGGTGTTTTACCTCCTGTTGCAAAACTTACCAAACAACAAGCAATGTACTATTTTCTAAGTGGATATACTGCAAAAGTTGCAGGAACAGAAAGAGGTATTACAGAACCAGTTGCTACTTTTAGTTCATGTTTTGGTGAAGCATTTTTACCTTTAAATCCAACTATTTATGCGGCACTTTTAGGTAAAAAAATTGATGAACATAAAGTAAATGTTTATTTAGTAAATACAGGATGGACTGGTGGTCCTTATGGTATTGGTACAAGAATGAGTATTAAAAATACAAGAGCTTGTATAAATGCTATTTTAGATGGTTCTATCACGCAAAGTGATTTTGAAACACTTCCAGTATTTAATTTAGCTGTTCCAAAAACACTTGATGGTGTTGAAACAAGAGTATTAAATCCTAGACATACTTGGGAAGATACAGAAGCTTATGATGAAATGTCAAAAAAACTTGCAGGAATGTATGTTAAAAATTTCAAAAAATATTTGACATTAGAAAGTGATTATGATTTTACAGCAGCTGGTCCACAATTATAA
- a CDS encoding bifunctional 3,4-dihydroxy-2-butanone 4-phosphate synthase/GTP cyclohydrolase II, translating to MSAIKRVQEAIEEIRKGNMVIMLDDEDRENEGDLVYAAALSTPQKVNFMASHAKGLVCVSITKNTANRLELNPMVAANTSSYETAFTVSVDAASASTGISAGERDDTIKILANPVSNTKELVKPGHIFPLIAKDGGVLVRTGHTEGSIDLCKLAGFNGEAVICEIMKDDGTMARRDDLDIFAQKHNLKQIYISDLVEYRLSHEILVEEVSSSNINFFGKEVIKKEFKDHLNNVHTAIIFGDFEDTTHVKFHSVIPDIQLFLNDDKLNSMIKTINFLQAKNGILIFLNEFMNHPESKKDYGIGAQILNLFDIKNIKLLTSGGKHSFVGLTGFGLEIVEEIQIEG from the coding sequence ATGTCAGCAATTAAAAGAGTACAAGAAGCTATTGAAGAGATAAGAAAAGGTAACATGGTAATCATGTTAGATGATGAAGATAGAGAAAATGAAGGTGATTTAGTTTATGCAGCAGCATTATCTACTCCACAAAAAGTAAATTTTATGGCAAGTCATGCGAAAGGTCTTGTTTGCGTATCTATTACTAAAAATACAGCAAATAGATTAGAACTAAATCCAATGGTTGCAGCAAATACTTCATCTTATGAAACTGCTTTTACAGTTTCAGTTGATGCAGCAAGTGCAAGTACTGGTATTAGTGCAGGTGAGAGAGATGATACTATTAAAATATTAGCAAATCCAGTAAGTAATACAAAAGAATTAGTAAAACCTGGACATATTTTTCCTCTAATTGCAAAAGATGGGGGAGTTCTTGTTAGAACAGGTCACACAGAAGGTTCTATAGATTTATGTAAACTAGCAGGGTTTAATGGTGAAGCTGTTATTTGTGAGATTATGAAAGATGATGGAACAATGGCAAGAAGAGATGATTTAGATATTTTTGCTCAAAAACATAATCTAAAACAAATCTATATCTCTGATCTAGTAGAGTATAGATTATCACATGAAATATTAGTAGAAGAAGTTTCTTCCTCAAATATAAACTTTTTTGGAAAAGAAGTTATAAAAAAAGAATTCAAGGATCATTTAAATAATGTACATACTGCAATTATATTTGGAGATTTTGAAGATACAACACATGTTAAATTTCATTCAGTAATTCCAGATATTCAACTATTTTTAAATGATGATAAATTGAATTCTATGATTAAAACAATAAATTTCCTACAAGCAAAGAATGGTATTTTAATTTTTCTTAATGAATTTATGAATCATCCAGAATCAAAAAAAGATTATGGAATAGGTGCTCAAATACTTAACTTGTTTGATATCAAAAATATAAAACTACTAACAAGTGGTGGGAAGCACTCATTTGTAGGTCTAACAGGCTTTGGTTTAGAAATTGTTGAAGAGATTCAAATAGAGGGCTAA
- a CDS encoding sodium ion-translocating decarboxylase subunit beta, whose product MNKKLIASLLISLMCIFSINAFASDTQSGTETQTKTKEYHSKTIGQLVVSFFNTTGINALINPSDDVMTSEPNSAHERPMTFFEQSFGRIIMFIICFVLFYLAIAKGFEPLLLLPIAFGGLLANIPLAHMGGEHGMLGIIYNMGIANEFFPLLIFMGVGAMTDFSPLLANPKAALLGGAAQFGIFGSLVGAVMIGFDLQTASAISIIGGADGPTSIFIANRLAPEMLGAIAVAAYSYMALVPVIQPPIMKALTTDAERRIKMPKLRKVHKLEKLFLPILILMLAVLVLPESTPLIGAFAFGNFLKQSGVVERLSDTMQNSLINIVTIFLGLGVGSKLAADKFLVLDTLGIMVIGLLAFSAGTAAGVLMAKLMNKFSSEDNQINPLIGAAGVSAVPMAARVVSKVGQEYDRSNVLLMHAMGPNVAGVIGSAVAAGVLLSIF is encoded by the coding sequence ATGAATAAAAAATTAATCGCTTCTTTGTTAATTTCACTTATGTGTATATTTAGCATAAATGCATTTGCTTCTGATACCCAAAGTGGGACAGAAACTCAAACAAAAACTAAAGAGTATCACTCTAAAACTATTGGGCAACTAGTAGTTTCTTTTTTTAATACTACAGGTATTAATGCTTTAATTAATCCAAGTGATGATGTTATGACTTCAGAGCCAAATTCTGCTCATGAAAGACCCATGACATTTTTTGAACAATCATTTGGTAGAATTATAATGTTTATCATTTGTTTTGTACTATTTTATCTAGCAATTGCAAAAGGGTTTGAACCTTTATTACTTCTTCCTATTGCTTTTGGTGGATTATTAGCGAATATTCCTTTGGCCCACATGGGTGGTGAACATGGGATGTTAGGAATTATTTATAATATGGGAATAGCAAATGAATTTTTCCCACTATTGATTTTTATGGGTGTTGGAGCAATGACAGACTTCTCACCACTTTTAGCTAATCCAAAAGCTGCCCTACTTGGTGGTGCCGCACAATTTGGTATTTTTGGATCACTTGTTGGTGCAGTTATGATAGGATTTGACTTACAAACTGCATCTGCTATTTCTATTATTGGTGGAGCTGATGGTCCTACATCAATTTTTATTGCAAATAGACTTGCTCCTGAGATGTTAGGTGCAATTGCTGTTGCTGCATATTCTTATATGGCATTAGTTCCTGTTATTCAACCTCCTATTATGAAAGCTCTTACAACTGATGCTGAGAGAAGAATTAAAATGCCAAAATTAAGAAAAGTACATAAATTAGAAAAACTTTTTTTACCTATTTTGATTTTAATGCTCGCTGTTTTAGTACTTCCAGAATCAACTCCTTTAATTGGTGCATTTGCATTTGGAAATTTCTTAAAACAATCAGGAGTTGTTGAGCGACTTTCCGATACAATGCAAAATTCTTTAATTAATATTGTAACTATCTTCTTAGGTTTAGGAGTTGGTTCAAAATTAGCAGCGGATAAATTTCTAGTGTTAGATACATTAGGGATTATGGTTATTGGATTATTGGCATTTTCTGCAGGTACTGCAGCTGGTGTACTTATGGCTAAACTTATGAATAAATTTAGTTCTGAAGATAATCAAATTAATCCATTAATTGGAGCAGCAGGTGTTAGTGCTGTACCAATGGCAGCGAGAGTTGTTAGTAAAGTTGGTCAGGAATATGACAGATCAAATGTGTTATTGATGCATGCGATGGGTCCAAATGTTGCCGGTGTTATTGGTTCTGCAGTAGCGGCGGGTGTATTATTATCAATATTTTAA
- a CDS encoding peptidoglycan synthetase, whose translation MNISSIIDIIDGELQNSPSISFIYNIKTDPKKVIEGDLFLVKNKDDIEIAMQNGAFAIVYDFEIEVLDKEIAWIKVPSVYQALVKLFRFKFSTLNLEVYYCDKVTYDLINIYKSSKKEIHLISSNLLRSTKIMENLSEEEIFFCADEELIKKIYPNYKVFSTKEYKIDNLIEHSLFETSFSYEEKYFNKLKIPSLYINQFLDVYNFLNIDIDFHKLIKLTHFKPIFVDKYLNVIDFGKSNKFIVCQKNLELLVDEIKYLEKKYKYGKTIFISPIYIEGLDEAQIVLENLDNLKQVIKKENFNAIYIMGYDKFKVEETLKLSLHESAELF comes from the coding sequence GTGAATATTTCTTCTATCATTGATATTATAGATGGCGAGCTTCAAAACTCTCCATCTATTTCTTTTATATACAATATTAAAACTGATCCAAAAAAAGTAATTGAAGGTGATTTATTTTTAGTTAAAAATAAAGATGATATAGAAATTGCTATGCAAAATGGTGCTTTTGCTATTGTTTATGATTTTGAAATTGAAGTGTTAGATAAAGAAATTGCTTGGATAAAAGTACCCTCAGTTTATCAAGCTTTAGTCAAACTTTTTAGATTTAAGTTTTCTACGCTTAATTTAGAAGTTTATTATTGTGATAAAGTTACTTATGACTTAATAAACATATATAAGTCTTCAAAAAAAGAGATTCATCTTATCTCTTCTAATTTATTAAGAAGTACAAAAATTATGGAAAATCTAAGTGAAGAAGAGATATTTTTTTGTGCAGATGAAGAGCTTATCAAAAAAATATATCCAAATTATAAAGTTTTTTCTACAAAAGAGTACAAAATTGATAATCTTATCGAACACTCGTTATTTGAAACATCATTTTCATATGAAGAAAAATATTTTAACAAACTAAAAATCCCATCACTTTATATAAATCAATTTTTAGATGTTTACAATTTTTTAAATATAGATATTGATTTTCATAAACTAATAAAATTAACGCACTTTAAACCTATTTTTGTGGATAAATATTTAAATGTAATAGATTTTGGTAAGAGCAATAAGTTCATTGTTTGTCAAAAAAACTTAGAATTACTGGTAGATGAAATTAAATATTTAGAAAAAAAATATAAATATGGTAAAACTATATTCATAAGTCCTATTTATATTGAAGGTTTAGATGAAGCCCAAATTGTCTTAGAAAATTTAGATAATTTAAAACAAGTTATTAAAAAAGAAAATTTCAATGCAATTTATATAATGGGATATGATAAGTTTAAAGTCGAAGAGACTTTAAAGCTATCTTTGCATGAAAGTGCAGAACTCTTTTAG
- a CDS encoding biotin/lipoyl-containing protein, with protein sequence MSKKYIDIMDTTFRDGFQSVFGGRVLMNDFFPAVEAAKEAGINHFEFGGGARFQSLFFYLQENAFEMMDKFREIVGPDANLQTLARGINTVMLDTGSRDLIDLHAKMFAKHGTTTIRNFDALNDVQNLEYSAECIKKYGLNHEVVVTLMDLPPGCVGAHDVPFYEKTLRKILDSGVPYDSICFKDASGTSSPQKIFDTIKMARKLVGEDTHIRLHTHETAGVSVSCYLAALDAGADGIDLAANPVSGGTSQPDILTMMHAVKGMNYDLGGLEIEKILKYEEVLNDCLKDYFMPPEATQVSPLIPFSPMPGGALTANTQMMRDNGTLHKFPEVIKAMREVVEKGGYGTSVTPVSQFYWQQAYANVMFGPWKQIAPGYGKMVLGYFGKTPVEPDAEVVALAAEKLKLKPTKENPLDISDRDEKKTMKYWENRLVEENIETTEENIFIAAACDEKGISFLKGNSPLSVRKNSLDICEDDKDCKLGENKVMGNSTGNYTVVVDGQKFNVTVAEGNADIQVTPVQNTTTTQAAAAPVSSGDGVEVGATVSGNVWKITKNVGDKVAKGEVVAILEAMKMEIDVEAPVDGTIKSFLVTQSEAVEEGQVIAIIG encoded by the coding sequence ATGTCAAAAAAATATATTGATATAATGGATACCACTTTTAGGGATGGTTTCCAATCAGTTTTTGGTGGACGAGTTTTAATGAATGACTTTTTTCCAGCTGTTGAAGCTGCAAAAGAGGCAGGTATAAATCATTTTGAGTTTGGTGGAGGAGCAAGATTTCAATCTCTATTCTTCTATTTACAAGAAAATGCATTTGAAATGATGGATAAATTTAGAGAAATAGTTGGCCCCGATGCAAACTTACAAACTCTGGCTCGTGGAATTAATACTGTTATGTTAGATACAGGTTCTAGAGATCTTATTGATTTACATGCAAAAATGTTTGCTAAACATGGAACAACAACAATTAGAAATTTTGATGCTTTAAATGATGTTCAAAATCTTGAATACTCAGCAGAATGCATCAAAAAATATGGATTGAACCATGAAGTTGTTGTAACACTTATGGATTTACCTCCAGGATGTGTTGGTGCACATGATGTTCCTTTTTACGAAAAAACATTAAGAAAAATATTAGACAGTGGTGTTCCTTATGATTCAATTTGTTTCAAAGATGCCTCAGGAACTTCTTCTCCTCAAAAAATCTTTGATACAATCAAAATGGCTAGAAAGTTAGTGGGTGAAGATACTCATATTAGACTACATACTCATGAAACAGCAGGGGTTAGTGTATCTTGTTATTTAGCTGCACTTGATGCTGGTGCTGATGGTATTGATTTAGCTGCAAATCCAGTTTCAGGTGGTACTAGCCAACCTGATATTTTAACTATGATGCATGCAGTTAAAGGAATGAATTATGATCTTGGTGGTTTAGAAATAGAAAAAATTCTAAAATATGAAGAAGTTTTAAATGATTGTTTAAAAGATTACTTTATGCCACCAGAAGCTACTCAAGTTTCTCCTTTGATTCCTTTCTCACCAATGCCAGGTGGTGCATTGACTGCAAATACTCAAATGATGAGAGATAATGGTACTTTACACAAATTTCCTGAAGTTATAAAAGCTATGAGAGAAGTTGTTGAAAAAGGTGGATACGGTACTTCTGTAACTCCTGTTTCTCAATTTTATTGGCAACAAGCATATGCAAATGTAATGTTTGGTCCATGGAAACAAATAGCACCTGGTTATGGGAAAATGGTACTTGGATACTTTGGTAAAACTCCTGTTGAACCAGATGCCGAGGTTGTAGCATTAGCAGCAGAAAAATTAAAATTAAAACCAACAAAAGAAAATCCATTAGATATTTCAGATAGAGATGAAAAGAAAACTATGAAATATTGGGAAAATAGACTTGTTGAAGAAAATATTGAAACTACTGAAGAAAATATCTTTATAGCAGCTGCTTGTGATGAAAAAGGAATTTCATTTTTAAAAGGAAATAGTCCTTTAAGTGTTAGAAAAAATAGTTTAGATATATGTGAAGATGATAAAGATTGTAAATTAGGAGAAAATAAAGTTATGGGTAATTCAACTGGAAACTATACTGTAGTAGTAGATGGACAAAAATTTAATGTAACTGTTGCAGAAGGAAATGCAGATATTCAAGTAACACCTGTGCAAAATACAACAACAACTCAAGCTGCTGCAGCGCCAGTATCAAGTGGTGATGGGGTAGAAGTTGGGGCAACTGTTAGTGGTAATGTATGGAAGATAACTAAAAATGTAGGTGATAAAGTTGCAAAAGGTGAAGTTGTTGCGATTTTAGAAGCTATGAAAATGGAAATTGATGTTGAAGCGCCAGTTGATGGTACAATAAAATCTTTCTTAGTTACTCAAAGTGAAGCTGTTGAAGAAGGTCAAGTTATTGCCATTATTGGTTAA
- a CDS encoding OadG family protein, which produces METNLVMEALKFMVLGMGIVFSFLIIMVLALKAQAGLIKKYFPEKENIKPARKVQPSVATSDTTAKKIAAITAAIQHHNNQKG; this is translated from the coding sequence ATGGAAACAAATTTAGTCATGGAAGCATTAAAATTTATGGTTTTAGGAATGGGAATAGTTTTTTCTTTCCTTATAATTATGGTTTTAGCTTTGAAAGCTCAAGCAGGGCTTATAAAAAAGTATTTTCCTGAAAAAGAAAATATAAAACCTGCTAGAAAAGTTCAACCTAGTGTTGCAACATCTGATACTACTGCAAAAAAGATTGCTGCTATTACTGCAGCTATTCAACATCACAATAATCAAAAAGGTTAA